Proteins from a single region of Phoenix dactylifera cultivar Barhee BC4 unplaced genomic scaffold, palm_55x_up_171113_PBpolish2nd_filt_p 000305F, whole genome shotgun sequence:
- the LOC120105520 gene encoding putative disease resistance RPP13-like protein 2 — MNWASTRDGRECHNILGLSYNDLPYPLKPYFLYIAAFPEDSIISLSKLVRLWVAEGFILQEQRQTMEDTARDWLEELVQRCLIQVAQRSKARGRVSNIRIHDLWHDYGLEKAKMDEFLHVCSSDDMAGSNGISTHRAAFYNRINDEVAVSSPRLRSLLGFSLILTNVGRSLNGLNLLRVLDLEGAEDLEELPKQIGSMIHLRYLGFRYIDLKRLPSSIRHLLNLQTLDVRGTKIYSLPKSF, encoded by the coding sequence ATGAACTGGGCATCTACTAGAGATGGGAGGGAATGCCACAATATATTGGGTTTAAGTTACAATGACTTGCCATATCCGTTAAAACCATATTTTCTATACATCGCTGCATTTCCAGAGGACTCCATTATCTCTCTCTCCAAATTAGTTAGGTTGTGGGTCGCCGAAGGTTTCATACTGCAAGAGCAGCGACAGACAATGGAAGACACTGCAAGGGATTGGTTGGAAGAGTTGGTGCAGAGGTGCTTGATCCAGGTTGCCCAGAGAAGCAAGGCTCGTGGGCGGGTTAGCAACATACGCATCCATGATCTGTGGCACGACTATGGCCTTGAAAAAGCCAAAATGGATGAATTTCTTCATGTTTGCAGTAGTGACGACATGGCAGGATCTAATGGTATATCGACTCACCGTGCAGCTTTCTACAATCGTATAAATGACGAGGTTGCTGTTTCCTCACCGCGTCTCCGCAGTTTGCTGGGCTTCAGTTTAATTTTGACTAATGTGGGAAGATCTTTGAATGGGTTAAATTTATTAAGGGTGCTGGATCTGGAGGGTGCAGAGGATTTGGAAGAGTTACCGAAGCAGATCGGCAGCATGATTCATCTACGATACCTGGGATTCAGATACATTGATTTGAAGAGGCTGCCATCCTCCATCCGACATCTCCTGAATCTGCAGACACTGGATGTGAGAGGCACAAAAATTTATTCGCTTCCGAAATCATTTTAG
- the LOC120105521 gene encoding putative disease resistance RPP13-like protein 3, producing MAEFLVAKVVFQLTNLLVQEAAFLRGVRDQVEWVKTQLQLLQVFLKVAESRRRRGDERVEIWIRQMSGVAYEIEDVIGTIKYMGERRHQRRGFMGTMSRYSHKPRELITLHEIGGKLEKIKEKIRGISESRATYGIANLGKSSAVDQSGQSLRESSPHSDDDDIDVIGFENDKKELMCGLLDRNEKARCVISIVGMGGLGKTTLAIKVYNNPAIKKHFDTFAWVSVSQSYRGIELMKDILQKVKGIKQRKGDLEQMDEQEVREKLRDFLRDTKYLVVLDDVWGVDVWRQMQRVFPDQNKGSRILLTTRNIEVARDAQPWIPPHELQLLDDTESWQLFCRKAFPPNQDVPTELEALAHKLAKKCGGLPLALVVLGGLMSRKDPSYDTWLK from the coding sequence ATGGCTGAGTTTCTGGTTGCCAAAGTCGTCTTTCAGCTTACCAACCTTCTCGTACAAGAAGCTGCTTTTTTGCGTGGGGTGAGAGATCAGGTCGAATGGGTGAAAACACAGctgcagctattgcaagtttTCCTCAAAGTTGCCGAGtccaggaggaggaggggagacgAAAGAGTGGAGATCTGGATAAGGCAGATGAGCGGTGTAGCATATGAAATAGAAGACGTCATAGGCACCATCAAGTACATGGGCGAGAGGCGACACCAAAGGAGAGGCTTCATGGGCACCATGTCAAGGTACTCTCACAAACCTCGTGAATTGATTACCCTACATGAAATTGGTGGTAAACttgaaaaaataaaggaaaagatcCGTGGTATCTCTGAGAGCAGAGCCACATATGGCATTGCTAATCTAGGTAAAAGTAGTGCAGTGGATCAAAGTGGGCAATCACTCAGAGAATCCTCTCCtcactctgatgatgatgacatTGATGTTATAGGCTTCGAGAATGATAAGAAAGAATTAATGTGTGGATTGCTTGATCGGAATGAGAAAGCACGATGTGTAATTTCTATAGTGGGTATGGGTGGGCTAGGCAAGACCACCCTGGCAATAAAAGTGTATAATAACCCTGCAATTAAAAAACATTTCGATACCTTTGCTTGGGTTTCAGTTTCTCAGAGCTACCGAGGTATCGAGCTAATGAAGGACATCCTGCAAAAAGTAAAGGGAATCAAACAGAGGAAAGGAGACTTGGAGCAAATGGATGAACAAGAAGTGAGAGAGAAGCTCCGTGATTTCCTAAGAGACACAAAGTATTTGGTCGTGTTGGATGATGTATGGGGTGTTGATGTTTGGAGACAAATGCAGCGAGTCTTTCCTGATCAGAACAAAGGTAGCAGAATACTGCTTACTACACGCAACATTGAGGTTGCAAGAGATGCCCAGCCATGGATTCCTCCACATGAACTGCAGCTTTTAGATGACACGGAGAGCTGGCAACTCTTTTGTAGGAAGGCATTTCCACCAAATCAAGATGTCCCAACTGAGTTGGAGGCATTGGCCCATAAGCTTGCAAAGAAGTGTGGTGGACTTCCTCTTGCACTGGTGGTGTTAGGGGGCCTTATGTCAAGGAAAGATCCTAGCTACGATACGTGGTTGAAATAG